A genomic stretch from Shewanella woodyi ATCC 51908 includes:
- a CDS encoding arylsulfatase, translating to MQIIKKNLMTTAITTALSSCAIHAYAADKPNILVIMGDDIGYWNLSTYNQGMLGYSTPNIDRIAKEGAKFTSYYAQQSSTAGRSAFITGQMPIRTGLTKVGFPGAKQGISKQDPTMATLLKNLGYATGQFGKNHLGDLNEYLPTNHGFDEFMGNLYHLNSEEEPEHSDYPKDPNFLKHFAPRGVLKSTAKSVEKDNPQGNISPSQGDVIDTGPLTRKRMETIDNEFMSAASDFMERQVQSDTPFFIWVNPSRMHNFTHVPPQYKGKTGLNEYADGMLQHDDQVGKLLDKVEKMGIDDNTIIIYTTDNGPMLSTWPDAGMAPFRGEKNTGWEGGFRVPTLIKWPGQVQPGSVIREMFASEDWLPTLLAAAGETEIKNKLLNGYTVNELTYKVHLDGFDQRKLIMGTGPTARQNFFYWSDDGDLLAMRYGRWKLHFNIQESSGIDVWRDPFTKLRAPLLFDMETDPFERGDTGFGYDKWWYEHSFIMMPALAEIGKMKATLAAYPPRQKPASFVK from the coding sequence ATGCAAATAATCAAAAAGAATCTAATGACCACAGCGATAACAACTGCTTTAAGTAGCTGTGCCATACACGCTTATGCGGCTGATAAACCAAACATCCTCGTCATCATGGGCGATGACATAGGTTATTGGAATCTAAGTACTTATAACCAAGGCATGCTTGGTTATAGCACGCCAAATATTGACCGTATCGCCAAAGAGGGCGCTAAATTTACCTCTTATTATGCACAGCAAAGCTCTACGGCCGGGCGTTCAGCATTTATTACTGGACAGATGCCCATTAGAACAGGTCTGACAAAAGTAGGTTTTCCAGGAGCTAAACAAGGGATATCAAAACAAGATCCCACCATGGCGACCCTACTCAAAAATTTAGGCTACGCCACTGGGCAGTTCGGTAAAAATCACTTAGGGGATCTCAATGAGTACCTACCAACTAATCATGGTTTTGATGAATTCATGGGCAATTTGTACCACCTGAATTCAGAGGAGGAACCTGAACACTCCGACTATCCAAAAGATCCTAACTTCCTTAAACACTTCGCTCCCAGAGGCGTATTAAAGTCCACAGCTAAAAGTGTCGAAAAAGATAATCCTCAAGGAAACATTTCACCATCCCAAGGTGACGTAATCGATACAGGCCCCTTAACACGCAAACGTATGGAAACCATTGACAATGAATTTATGTCTGCAGCCAGTGATTTCATGGAACGACAGGTTCAGAGTGACACGCCTTTCTTTATATGGGTAAACCCGAGTCGCATGCATAACTTTACCCATGTTCCACCACAGTACAAAGGTAAAACAGGCTTAAATGAATATGCTGACGGAATGCTGCAACATGATGATCAAGTCGGCAAGCTATTAGATAAAGTTGAGAAGATGGGCATAGACGATAATACCATCATTATCTACACCACAGATAACGGCCCAATGCTCTCCACTTGGCCTGATGCAGGCATGGCACCATTTAGGGGTGAAAAGAACACAGGATGGGAGGGGGGATTTCGAGTGCCAACACTGATTAAATGGCCTGGACAGGTACAACCAGGCTCTGTGATCCGAGAAATGTTTGCTAGTGAAGATTGGTTACCCACCCTGCTAGCAGCCGCGGGAGAGACTGAAATTAAAAATAAACTTCTCAACGGCTACACCGTTAATGAACTTACTTATAAAGTTCACCTAGACGGTTTTGATCAACGAAAACTCATTATGGGTACAGGGCCCACAGCTCGACAAAATTTCTTCTACTGGAGTGACGATGGTGATCTACTCGCCATGCGATATGGTCGCTGGAAGTTACATTTCAACATTCAAGAAAGTAGTGGCATTGATGTTTGGCGAGATCCATTTACCAAGCTGAGAGCACCACTACTATTCGATATGGAAACAGATCCATTCGAGCGCGGTGATACTGGATTTGGTTATGATAAATGGTGGTATGAGCACTCCTTTATCATGATGCCAGCACTAGCAGAGATCGGCAAAATGAAAGCCACACTAGCCGCTTATCCTCCCCGGCAAAAACCAGCAAGCTTTGTAAAATAA
- a CDS encoding glucosaminidase domain-containing protein: protein MTAKETVWLQGLANDYGLKERDVKSGKSKAVDIKLLLQNIDVIPTGMVLAQGIDESGWGTGHFAIQGNALYGEHLPQSGGKYLTTPGGHVKVAAFDSLYQGTAAYIYNLNSSRAYHGLWQLRQQLRVQGKSVTGYELVGALVDYSVRGQAYVDNLRSLIEHHHLDSYDNAKFNSAEGRHLIRFKH, encoded by the coding sequence TTGACTGCGAAGGAGACTGTGTGGCTACAGGGGTTGGCGAATGACTACGGCCTTAAAGAGCGTGATGTGAAAAGTGGCAAGAGCAAGGCGGTAGATATTAAGCTGCTTCTGCAAAATATCGATGTGATCCCGACGGGCATGGTGTTGGCTCAAGGGATAGATGAAAGCGGCTGGGGTACCGGTCACTTTGCAATACAGGGGAACGCGCTTTATGGGGAGCATCTACCTCAAAGTGGCGGTAAATACCTGACCACACCAGGTGGTCATGTCAAAGTTGCCGCCTTCGACAGCTTGTACCAGGGGACCGCTGCTTATATTTATAATCTTAACTCCAGTCGTGCCTACCATGGGCTGTGGCAGTTACGTCAGCAGCTGCGTGTGCAGGGAAAGTCCGTTACAGGATATGAGTTAGTTGGGGCTTTAGTGGATTACTCGGTACGTGGTCAAGCCTATGTGGATAACCTGCGCAGTCTTATCGAACATCATCATCTGGATAGTTATGATAACGCCAAATTTAACTCGGCAGAGGGCCGTCATTTAATTAGGTTTAAACACTAA
- a CDS encoding glucosaminidase domain-containing protein: protein MTPIRTLKAMLFIGVVAATEVMAASSGHTFETEFGAPLMPERIGQPYADVKEESTLSGAAQLSKMFAQSGYNLETVRQDNRAPELYVINLPDDLNQQPVESKINDFVRLLLPNVLAVNQQIFKVRQSLMSMAKRPTESLTAKETVWLQGLANDYGLKERDVKSGKSKAVDIKLLLQHIDVIPTGMVLAQGIDESGWGTSHFAIQGNALYGEHLPQSGGKYLTTPGGHVKVAAFDSLYQGTAAYIYNLNSSRAYHGLWQLRQQLRLQGKPVTGYELVGALVDYSVRGQAYVDNLRSLIEHHQLDSYDNVELTPELGRKRIKFN from the coding sequence ATGACACCTATTCGTACCCTAAAAGCTATGTTGTTCATTGGCGTAGTGGCTGCCACAGAGGTAATGGCAGCGAGTTCTGGCCATACTTTTGAAACTGAATTTGGAGCTCCTCTGATGCCGGAGAGGATTGGACAGCCTTATGCTGACGTTAAGGAGGAGAGTACTCTCTCGGGAGCGGCCCAGCTGAGTAAGATGTTTGCGCAATCAGGTTATAACCTTGAGACAGTTAGGCAAGACAATAGGGCTCCTGAGCTGTATGTGATAAATCTTCCAGATGATCTTAACCAGCAGCCTGTTGAGAGTAAGATTAACGATTTTGTGCGCTTGTTGTTGCCTAACGTCTTAGCGGTCAATCAGCAGATCTTCAAAGTCAGGCAAAGCCTTATGTCGATGGCTAAACGGCCTACTGAGAGTTTGACTGCGAAGGAGACAGTGTGGCTACAGGGGTTGGCGAATGACTACGGCCTTAAAGAGCGTGATGTGAAAAGTGGCAAGAGCAAGGCGGTAGATATTAAGCTGCTTCTGCAACATATCGATGTGATCCCGACGGGCATGGTGTTGGCTCAAGGGATAGATGAAAGCGGCTGGGGCACCAGTCACTTTGCAATACAGGGGAACGCGCTTTATGGGGAGCATCTACCTCAAAGTGGCGGCAAATACCTGACCACACCAGGTGGTCATGTCAAAGTTGCCGCCTTCGACAGCTTGTACCAGGGGACCGCTGCTTATATTTATAATCTTAACTCTAGCCGCGCCTACCACGGGCTGTGGCAGTTACGTCAGCAGCTGCGCTTGCAGGGAAAGCCCGTTACAGGATATGAGTTAGTTGGGGCTTTAGTGGATTACTCGGTACGTGGTCAAGCCTATGTGGATAACCTACGCAGTCTAATCGAACATCATCAGCTGGATAGTTATGATAACGTTGAGCTAACACCTGAGCTTGGGCGTAAACGTATTAAGTTTAATTAA
- a CDS encoding N-acyl-D-amino-acid deacylase family protein, whose protein sequence is MAEFDIIIKNGLYFDGTGKHATVKNIGIKAGKITQVCNEPLNEDHCEKVITADKMWVMPGFIDTHTHYDAELIASPSLSESVRHGVTTVMVGSCSLSMICSEYEDASDIFTRVETVPRERVLPIIKQHKTWNTPKQWVDFVKQHPLGPNVISMLGHSDLRAGVMGLMRSTDADATPTESEMLQMEALLKESLEIGFLGLSTMRLKWDKIDGDRAWSKSLPSTYARWREVSRLNKLVRQYDRVHQGAPNAAAILQINQYMRECMGIFRKPLKTTLISRMDLKGSVYLSKITNLAARVTNFFKGDFRWQVLPTPFTVYADGIDVVFFEEFGAGEMALDLKDQISRNALLKDEKYRRDFRKFYGEKLSPRVWQRDFGDAIILDCPDASIIGKNFSDVAQNRDVHVVDLFLDLVVEFGTSLRWYTTVANHRKHILKHMVKDDKSLITFSDAGAHIRNMAFYNLPLRMLKLVKESIDEGQPMMSMEKAVWKMTGDQADWFGIDAGRIQIGDRADVTIINPQHFKQNLEEVCWQEMENFNLQRLVNRNPDLVNTVLINGKLAFENNTLAPELGIDKGFGTFLPAK, encoded by the coding sequence ATGGCAGAATTTGACATAATCATTAAGAATGGCCTCTATTTCGATGGGACAGGCAAGCACGCCACTGTTAAAAACATCGGCATAAAGGCAGGGAAAATAACCCAAGTTTGTAATGAGCCGCTCAATGAAGACCATTGCGAAAAAGTCATAACCGCAGATAAGATGTGGGTGATGCCTGGGTTTATCGATACTCATACACACTATGACGCAGAGCTCATTGCCAGCCCAAGTTTATCTGAATCTGTGCGGCACGGTGTCACCACTGTGATGGTTGGCAGCTGCTCACTAAGTATGATCTGTAGTGAATATGAAGATGCCTCAGATATTTTTACTCGAGTCGAAACCGTTCCTCGAGAAAGAGTCTTGCCAATAATCAAACAACATAAAACCTGGAACACACCAAAACAGTGGGTAGATTTTGTCAAACAGCACCCATTAGGACCTAACGTTATCTCTATGTTAGGCCATAGCGACCTCAGAGCTGGTGTAATGGGGCTAATGCGCTCGACAGATGCAGATGCCACTCCCACTGAGAGCGAGATGCTACAGATGGAGGCTCTGCTTAAAGAGTCATTGGAGATTGGGTTCTTAGGCCTATCTACTATGCGCCTTAAGTGGGACAAAATAGACGGTGACCGAGCCTGGTCAAAAAGCTTGCCCAGCACTTATGCACGTTGGCGAGAGGTATCACGCTTAAATAAATTGGTCAGACAGTATGATCGCGTTCACCAAGGGGCACCTAACGCAGCCGCAATATTGCAGATAAACCAATATATGCGCGAGTGCATGGGTATTTTTAGAAAGCCGCTTAAAACGACCCTCATCAGTCGCATGGATCTTAAAGGCAGTGTCTACCTAAGTAAAATAACCAATTTAGCCGCAAGGGTAACCAACTTCTTCAAAGGTGATTTTCGCTGGCAGGTCTTGCCAACCCCTTTCACAGTTTATGCAGATGGCATAGATGTAGTCTTTTTTGAAGAATTTGGGGCAGGTGAGATGGCGTTAGATTTAAAAGATCAAATCAGCCGAAATGCACTCTTAAAAGATGAAAAATATCGTCGAGATTTTAGAAAGTTTTATGGAGAGAAACTCAGCCCTAGAGTCTGGCAACGAGACTTTGGCGACGCCATTATTTTAGACTGTCCTGATGCCAGTATTATTGGAAAAAACTTCTCTGATGTCGCTCAAAACCGTGATGTTCATGTGGTGGATCTGTTTCTAGATCTGGTGGTGGAATTCGGTACAAGCTTAAGGTGGTATACCACAGTAGCAAACCATCGAAAGCATATTTTAAAGCACATGGTGAAAGATGATAAATCACTTATCACCTTCAGCGATGCGGGAGCTCACATACGCAATATGGCTTTTTATAATTTGCCATTACGCATGCTAAAACTCGTTAAAGAGAGTATTGACGAAGGCCAGCCTATGATGAGTATGGAGAAAGCAGTATGGAAAATGACAGGCGATCAGGCTGATTGGTTTGGTATTGATGCTGGTAGAATTCAAATAGGCGATCGTGCAGATGTCACCATTATCAACCCACAGCATTTCAAGCAAAACCTAGAGGAGGTTTGCTGGCAAGAGATGGAAAACTTTAACTTACAGAGGTTAGTCAATCGAAACCCAGACTTAGTCAATACGGTGCTCATTAATGGCAAGTTGGCATTTGAAAATAACACTCTAGCGCCTGAATTAGGTATTGATAAAGGCTTTGGAACTTTTTTACCTGCTAAATAG
- a CDS encoding glutathione S-transferase family protein encodes MELYIGNKNYSSWSLRAWLMLEKSGIEFNEIKLKLFTDSFYQQLKEISPNLKVPALIDNDIKVWDSLAICEYINDAYMSGSAWPENLSQKAKARSFACEMHSGFNALRNELPMNIRATRCIQLSEAAKKDIQRIDTIWSQQMDEFDTGKTGSWLFGTWSITDMMFAPVVMRFHTYGVAVSDSSRRYMKHLTQSPEMQKWIAAALEETEIVNEDEAGVEL; translated from the coding sequence ATGGAACTTTACATCGGCAACAAGAATTACTCTAGCTGGTCACTGAGAGCTTGGTTAATGCTAGAGAAATCAGGGATCGAATTTAACGAAATCAAGCTAAAACTCTTTACTGATAGCTTCTATCAACAGTTAAAGGAGATCTCGCCCAACTTGAAAGTCCCCGCTTTAATCGATAACGACATCAAAGTGTGGGATTCGTTAGCTATCTGTGAATATATCAATGATGCTTATATGTCTGGTTCCGCTTGGCCTGAAAACCTAAGTCAAAAAGCCAAAGCCCGATCTTTCGCCTGCGAGATGCACTCTGGTTTTAATGCTCTGCGCAATGAACTACCAATGAATATCCGCGCCACCCGCTGCATCCAGCTCAGCGAAGCTGCTAAAAAAGATATTCAGCGTATCGATACCATCTGGTCACAGCAGATGGATGAGTTCGACACAGGCAAGACTGGAAGCTGGCTATTTGGCACTTGGTCCATCACAGATATGATGTTCGCTCCTGTTGTAATGCGTTTTCACACCTATGGCGTTGCCGTATCCGACAGTTCACGCCGATATATGAAACACCTAACACAGAGCCCTGAGATGCAAAAGTGGATAGCAGCGGCACTTGAAGAAACAGAGATAGTTAATGAGGATGAAGCAGGGGTTGAGCTTTAA
- a CDS encoding AraC family transcriptional regulator: protein MNETYLIRSAALQGFSDLVKSYDGEPAELLEAVGLSFEELNSKETLISFLAVQQLLELSANKLNVPGFGLALSQGQNIDMLGQLGLLMASCKTLKDVMLSVQRYMSLHSPAENWVFSEVNNLVYITRFEYEANTVPLKQIKELSLGVCFKFLQLFIGLSFTATRVELSHSPVSELKAYRKIFKVDVQFNQEYDQIIFDKKYLQQVVHLDDQNRNEFLEKYIDNAVSATDYNNLERQIMGLLIQYIGSENASLDNISRKLGMNKRTLQRQLKTQQINFKGILANIRGRKACWYLSASEMSITLISEALGYKDVSAFSRAFKLLYGTSPSQWRKARGEFDCEGDCVATGVGE from the coding sequence ATGAATGAGACATATTTGATACGAAGCGCTGCGTTACAGGGGTTTAGCGACTTAGTGAAATCCTATGATGGTGAGCCAGCTGAACTGCTTGAAGCGGTGGGGCTCTCCTTTGAGGAGTTAAATAGTAAAGAAACTCTTATCTCTTTTCTCGCAGTGCAGCAGCTACTGGAGTTAAGCGCGAATAAACTCAATGTTCCAGGTTTTGGTTTAGCTTTATCTCAAGGCCAGAATATAGATATGTTGGGTCAATTAGGCCTACTGATGGCAAGCTGTAAAACCCTTAAAGATGTCATGTTATCGGTGCAAAGGTACATGTCACTACATTCGCCAGCGGAGAATTGGGTATTCAGTGAGGTTAATAATCTTGTTTATATCACTCGGTTTGAGTATGAGGCCAATACTGTGCCGCTTAAACAGATAAAAGAGTTGTCATTGGGGGTATGTTTTAAATTTTTGCAGCTTTTCATTGGACTGAGTTTCACAGCCACAAGGGTTGAGTTATCTCACAGTCCCGTGTCTGAGCTGAAGGCTTACCGTAAGATATTTAAAGTTGATGTGCAGTTTAACCAAGAGTATGACCAGATAATATTTGATAAGAAATATTTACAACAAGTTGTGCATCTTGATGATCAAAATCGAAATGAGTTTTTAGAGAAGTACATTGATAACGCTGTATCTGCGACAGATTATAATAATCTTGAGCGTCAAATTATGGGGCTGTTGATCCAATATATTGGTTCAGAAAATGCTTCTCTAGACAATATCTCCCGTAAACTCGGTATGAATAAAAGGACCTTGCAGAGACAGCTTAAAACTCAACAGATTAATTTTAAAGGGATATTAGCAAACATACGTGGGCGTAAGGCGTGTTGGTATCTTAGTGCAAGTGAAATGAGCATTACTTTAATCAGTGAAGCGCTAGGATATAAAGACGTTAGTGCCTTTTCTCGTGCATTTAAATTGCTTTACGGTACTTCGCCATCGCAATGGCGTAAAGCCAGAGGAGAGTTTGACTGCGAAGGAGACTGTGTGGCTACAGGGGTTGGCGAATGA
- a CDS encoding PKD domain-containing protein, translating into MLKKSLVSLCVTSALVSGCGSSDDNEPQVEVKNTAPTLSANFTPVIEKSESTLSVSASDSDGSIASYLWEQTAGPELELTGIDSEQISFTAPMVSVDTPISFKVTVTDNEGATTSVTEDTNIERIESIYKLAGKVVGEQYIGAKVTAAVGEESVEGLVDDAGSFTLDLAVDDDVALNSSVKLSANGETLLGLSSLLPSLEQLGGLIIDAQASQKRQSVASQAAQALENTPTISVSAVSTALYSLLVAANGGEEPSNIEVFELVESQVDPDALIEAAAVVQILINSDDAILEDGADLIAVLADPVQYNALVETIEEATPGAIEDAVDAVVADPELTPPVEAADIPSLYYRTSPVAPTFIARGGNRYEFAEDSTGEVATSYGVSSFTWSLNEGDIMLTYLEDQGSVSYPSVDSIAGLTQEQIDKIHDVGIFQVEVTDERLTERMTRLTTGSALDTYRIEVVTRVTMAPIELDTEVITIPAWGDTYSSDTLMRKSASGGVEFVDADIAGLWGFEVYNNEGVNSLGSAATNHFEVLEFLTDGSGTSKDSGVEFDWSVSNGVLTIVFADFSQTYSVIDSNEGDLAIYSEASDHDGKLLASLFGYGTQLDADTSFTAETAVTGSEQYWQSMINQWTASSWDGDKLNFCYDTDNLDCTSWGSVFFGFQILDDSSGTRFYDVEGTPPNLTNYFGNELSWTVEANGKLKHTYVDWKCWDKDESCRNRQWRLLKTVDGRLGQRIYVQEFDQLKINSTDDWEYFIAPRWNMYELIDLEYFNDVNTAQSNAATKRQSSSKQAITSVERTILEPTKAAQLHH; encoded by the coding sequence ATGTTGAAGAAAAGTCTAGTTTCATTATGTGTTACCAGTGCTTTAGTGAGTGGATGTGGTAGCTCTGATGATAATGAGCCTCAAGTAGAAGTTAAAAATACAGCCCCCACACTAAGTGCCAATTTTACACCAGTAATAGAGAAGTCTGAGTCGACGCTATCAGTATCTGCAAGCGATAGTGATGGCAGTATTGCGAGTTATTTATGGGAACAAACTGCTGGTCCTGAATTAGAGTTAACTGGCATAGACTCGGAGCAAATTAGTTTTACCGCTCCTATGGTATCTGTCGATACACCAATCAGTTTTAAAGTGACGGTGACTGATAATGAAGGCGCTACAACTTCGGTGACTGAGGACACCAATATTGAGCGAATTGAAAGCATCTATAAACTTGCTGGCAAGGTTGTTGGTGAACAATATATTGGTGCTAAAGTTACTGCGGCTGTCGGTGAAGAGTCTGTAGAAGGTCTAGTAGACGATGCTGGCAGCTTTACTCTCGATCTCGCTGTTGATGATGATGTTGCGTTAAATTCAAGTGTTAAGTTATCAGCAAATGGTGAAACATTATTAGGACTTAGCTCTTTGCTGCCTTCTTTAGAACAATTAGGTGGCTTGATTATTGATGCGCAAGCAAGTCAAAAGCGTCAAAGTGTTGCTTCCCAAGCTGCACAAGCACTTGAGAACACTCCTACCATCTCAGTATCTGCAGTATCAACGGCATTATACAGTCTTCTCGTTGCTGCAAATGGTGGTGAAGAGCCAAGTAACATAGAGGTTTTTGAGTTGGTCGAAAGTCAGGTTGACCCTGACGCCTTGATTGAAGCGGCTGCAGTAGTGCAGATTCTTATTAATAGTGATGATGCAATACTCGAAGACGGAGCTGATTTAATCGCGGTTCTTGCCGACCCTGTACAGTACAATGCGTTGGTTGAAACGATTGAAGAGGCGACGCCTGGTGCTATTGAGGATGCAGTTGATGCAGTTGTTGCGGATCCTGAGTTAACGCCACCGGTTGAAGCGGCTGATATTCCATCTTTATATTATCGAACCTCTCCAGTAGCGCCGACTTTTATTGCTCGTGGCGGTAATCGCTATGAGTTTGCTGAGGATAGTACAGGTGAAGTTGCGACAAGCTATGGGGTCTCATCGTTTACATGGTCGTTAAATGAAGGTGACATTATGCTGACTTATCTTGAAGATCAAGGCAGTGTTAGTTATCCAAGTGTCGACTCAATTGCAGGACTTACCCAAGAACAGATAGACAAAATACACGACGTGGGTATTTTTCAGGTTGAAGTGACAGATGAGAGACTTACTGAGCGTATGACTCGTTTGACAACGGGCTCTGCTTTAGATACGTATCGTATAGAAGTGGTTACTCGAGTAACTATGGCTCCCATCGAGCTCGATACTGAAGTGATTACTATTCCTGCTTGGGGAGATACTTACTCTTCAGATACCTTAATGCGTAAGTCGGCTAGCGGTGGCGTTGAGTTTGTCGATGCTGATATTGCCGGTTTATGGGGTTTTGAGGTTTATAATAACGAAGGAGTAAACTCTCTCGGTTCTGCGGCTACTAACCATTTTGAAGTGTTGGAGTTTCTGACCGATGGTAGTGGCACGAGTAAAGATAGCGGAGTGGAGTTTGACTGGTCTGTATCCAATGGAGTTTTGACCATAGTTTTTGCTGACTTTAGCCAAACATACTCAGTTATTGACAGTAACGAAGGTGACTTGGCGATATACTCTGAAGCTTCAGATCATGATGGCAAGTTGTTAGCGTCACTATTTGGCTATGGAACTCAGTTAGATGCAGACACAAGTTTTACTGCTGAAACGGCAGTAACAGGGTCAGAGCAATATTGGCAGTCAATGATAAATCAGTGGACAGCCAGCTCTTGGGATGGTGACAAACTGAATTTTTGCTATGACACGGATAATCTTGATTGCACTAGTTGGGGCAGTGTATTTTTTGGCTTCCAAATTTTAGACGACAGTTCAGGCACTCGTTTTTATGACGTAGAAGGTACACCACCTAATCTTACAAACTATTTTGGTAATGAACTTAGTTGGACTGTTGAGGCTAATGGAAAGCTTAAACACACCTATGTTGATTGGAAGTGTTGGGATAAGGATGAGTCTTGTCGTAATCGTCAGTGGCGCTTATTGAAAACAGTTGATGGTCGTTTAGGTCAGCGTATTTATGTACAAGAATTTGACCAGCTTAAAATTAATTCAACTGATGATTGGGAGTATTTTATTGCACCGCGTTGGAATATGTATGAGTTAATTGACTTAGAATATTTTAATGATGTTAATACTGCTCAGTCGAATGCCGCAACTAAGAGACAGTCGAGTAGCAAACAAGCCATCACTAGTGTTGAGAGAACCATTCTTGAGCCAACTAAGGCTGCACAACTTCATCATTAA
- a CDS encoding anaerobic sulfatase maturase, producing the protein MVQYSMKQSTYMDAAPLLSAEKDLNPHPAYVRRFHAMAKPTGSRCNIDCQYCFYLHKKDLLGQPQQSHMSDETLSLFIQNYIDSQDGDEIIFSWQGGEPTLMGLDFFKKVIQLQQRYCPLGVTIKNDLQTNGVLLNKEWAIFLKQHDFLVGLSIDGPQELHDMYRVTRSGKPTFVLVMAAARILKKYGVQFNALAVINRKNVLYPKEVYRFLTQELGATYIQFTPCVEGNNFTQTAPQFWNEQMIPIIGSELSKPGHPMSVVTSWSVDPDDWGRFLISVFDEWVNNDLGRVLVNLFETAVAQTMGLPAQICVMAEFCGKGIAVEHDGKVYSCDHYVYPEYELGNIHQSSLNNLVFSTRQETFGMAKRDSLPNYCKSCPHLNLCWGECPKNRLIRTPDGELGLNYLCSGLSQFFEHAKPILNGIAAILERKE; encoded by the coding sequence ATGGTTCAATATTCAATGAAACAGAGTACCTATATGGACGCAGCTCCCCTGCTAAGTGCAGAGAAAGATCTCAACCCTCATCCCGCTTACGTTCGGCGTTTCCATGCGATGGCCAAACCAACGGGGTCAAGGTGCAACATAGATTGTCAGTACTGCTTCTATCTACACAAAAAGGACTTATTAGGCCAGCCTCAACAGAGTCACATGTCTGATGAAACACTTTCCCTTTTTATTCAAAATTATATAGATAGCCAAGATGGCGATGAGATCATATTTTCCTGGCAAGGTGGCGAGCCAACACTAATGGGGTTGGATTTCTTCAAGAAAGTGATCCAACTTCAACAAAGATACTGCCCACTTGGAGTAACCATAAAAAATGACTTACAAACCAATGGAGTATTACTCAACAAAGAGTGGGCTATTTTTCTAAAACAGCATGACTTTTTAGTCGGATTATCCATTGATGGCCCACAAGAGCTACACGATATGTATCGTGTTACTCGTAGTGGAAAACCCACCTTTGTATTAGTAATGGCTGCAGCGAGAATACTCAAAAAATACGGTGTTCAATTTAATGCCCTAGCGGTTATCAACCGTAAAAATGTGCTTTATCCGAAAGAGGTTTACCGATTTCTAACTCAAGAATTAGGCGCAACTTATATTCAATTTACCCCTTGTGTAGAAGGTAATAACTTCACTCAAACCGCACCACAATTTTGGAATGAACAGATGATTCCAATTATAGGAAGTGAGCTTTCAAAACCAGGTCATCCAATGTCAGTAGTTACAAGTTGGTCGGTAGATCCTGATGATTGGGGAAGATTTTTAATTTCGGTTTTCGATGAATGGGTCAATAACGATTTGGGTCGAGTATTGGTGAACTTGTTTGAAACTGCCGTCGCACAAACAATGGGGTTACCCGCTCAAATCTGCGTAATGGCAGAATTTTGTGGCAAAGGCATAGCTGTAGAGCATGATGGCAAAGTATATTCATGTGATCATTATGTCTATCCCGAATATGAGCTAGGGAATATCCATCAAAGCAGTTTAAATAACTTGGTATTTTCAACTCGCCAAGAAACCTTTGGTATGGCTAAGCGTGACAGCTTGCCAAATTATTGCAAATCGTGCCCCCATCTAAATTTATGCTGGGGAGAGTGCCCTAAAAACAGGTTAATTCGTACCCCTGATGGTGAGCTAGGTTTAAACTACCTATGCTCAGGGCTTAGTCAGTTCTTCGAACATGCAAAGCCCATTCTTAATGGTATTGCTGCCATATTAGAGAGAAAAGAGTAG